From a single Eleginops maclovinus isolate JMC-PN-2008 ecotype Puerto Natales chromosome 2, JC_Emac_rtc_rv5, whole genome shotgun sequence genomic region:
- the rlig1 gene encoding LOW QUALITY PROTEIN: RNA ligase 1 (The sequence of the model RefSeq protein was modified relative to this genomic sequence to represent the inferred CDS: deleted 2 bases in 1 codon): MRRLGSVQHKIPCVFLTEVKEEQSRKRDCQQFQVVATENVNPVALEANIHCAVATEKIDGTCCYVTLHKGRPHLWARLDRKPNKQAEEELKKHQHQHRSCKGFSWNVEEDFKTVPEAWIPAHRVQHHNGHPVPDEHGHIPGWVPVQKDNKQYCWHCSVLDPEGMAVLVLRPGVDDEDELEVAAVPLADLLEQTLELIGTNVNGNPYGLGSKKQPLQCLVSHGSVGVRNPPSVDFQQLTSWLRESPEGRVEGIVWHCSDGTLIKVHRHHLGLRWPDEETRLGARPVVVHVDGPLGEFIDSKDLFSSFSRLNGQRFGRLRDIQFDL; this comes from the exons ATGCGTCGGCTGGGCTCCGTGCAGCACAAGATCCCGTGCGTGTTTCTCACGGAGGTGAAGGAGGAGCAGTCCCGGAAACGCGACTGTCAG caATTCCAGGTGGTTGCCACAGAGAACGTGAACCCTGTTGCTCTGGAGGCCAACATCCACTGCGCCGTCGCCACGGAGAAGATAGATGGCACCTGCTGCTACGTTACACTTCATAAGG GTCGGCCTCACCTGTGGGCCCGCCTCGACAGGAAGCCGAACAAACAGGCGGAAGaagag ttaaaaaaacatcagcatcaACACCGCAGCTGTAAAG GTTTCTCGTGGAACGTAGAGGAGGACTTTAAGACGGTGCCGGAGGCGTGGATCCCCGCTCACAGAGTCCAACACCACAACGGACACCCGGTCCCCGATGAACACGGACACATCCCAG GCTGGGTCCCGGTGCAGAAAGATAACAAGCAGTACTGCTGGCACTGCTCCGTGCTGGACCCCGAGGGGATGGCGGTTCTGGTTCTGAGGCCCGGCGTCGACGATGAAGACGAGCTGGAAGTGGCTGCCGTGCCGCTGGCCGACCTGCTGGAACAAACTCTGGAACTCATCGGAACAAACGTCAACGGGAACCCTTACG GTCTGGGCAGTAAGAAGCAGCCGCTGCAGTGCCTGGTGTCTCACGGGAGCGTCGGGGTCAGGAACCCCCCGTCTGTGGACTTCCAGCAGCTCACCTCCTGGTTGAGGGAGAGTCCGGAGGGCCGGGTGGAGGGCATCGTGTGGCACTGCAGCGACGGCACGCTCATCAAG GTCCATCGTCACCACCTGGGGCTGCGGTGGCCGGACGAGGAGACACGCCTGGGGGCGCGACCGGTGGTCGTCCACGTGGACGGTCCCCTCGGTGAATTCATCGACAGCAAGGACTTGTTCTCGTCCTTCTCCAGACTCAACGGGCAGCGCTTCGGCCGATTGCGGGACATCCAGTTTGACTTGTAG
- the eif4g2b gene encoding eukaryotic translation initiation factor 4 gamma 2b has product MLGNIKFIGELGKLDLIHESILHKCIKTLLEKKKRVQLKDMGEDLECLCQIMRTVGPRLDHDKAKSLMDQYFGRMRSLMNNKELPARIRFLLQDTVELRENNWIPRKAFIDNGPKTIHQIRQEAVKDLGVFIPAPMSQGMRMDFFLESPFMPNRMKLDRETLGGLADMFGQMPGSGIGTGPGVIQDRYSPTMGRHRTNPLFNGHSGHIAPPPQSQFDVGQKSFVKSNQVQNQHFLNQNQNHLAQQQVQSKDMPPRFSKKGQLNADEVSQISLRPAQSFLLNKNQAPKLQPQIPTMMPPSAQPPRTQTPPLGQPPQLGLKTNPPPIQEKPQKINKKPPPAKEELLKMTETMVTEYLNSKNLTEAVSGAKEMKAPKHFLPEMLSKIIVCSLDRPAEDKEHASTLIHTLRTEGLVTGENFMQAFLNVLDQCPKIEQDVPLVKSYLAQFAARAVIAELVSVAELAHPLENGTHFPLFLLCLQQTAKLKDREWLTDIFQQSKVNMQKMLPEIDQNKDRMLEILEGKGLSFLFPLLKLEKELLKQIKADPSPQSIYKWIKDNISPKLHTDKGFVNILMTSFLQYISQELCMAEGDEQLAAPSKEQLDQEKQLLLAFKPVMQKFLHDHTELQVSALYALQVHCNSSAFPKGMLLRYFVNFYDMEIIEEEAFLAWKEDISQEFPGKGKSLFQVNQWLTWLETAEEEESEDEAD; this is encoded by the exons tctTTAATGGATCAGTATTTTGGCCGTATGCGATCCTTAATGAACAACAAGGAGTTGCCCGCAAGGATCCGCTTCCTGCTCCAAGACACGGTGGAACTGCGAGAAAACAACTGGATCCCCCGCAAGGCTTTCATCGACAACGGACCAAAGACGATTCACCAGATCCGTCAGGAGGCAGTGAAG GATTTGGGTGTTTTCATCCCAGCACCCATGTCTCAGGGGATGAGGATGGACTTCTTCCTGGAAAGCCCCTTCATGCCCAACAGAATGAAACTGGACAGGGAGACTCTCGGGGGATTGGCCGATATGTTTGGGCAGATGCCAG GCAGTGGGATTGGAACTGGCCCTGGGGTTATTCAGGATCGGTACTCGCCCACCATGGGACGCCATCGCACCAACCCGCTCTTCAACGGCCACAGTGGCCACATTGCCCCCCCGCCACAGTCGCAGTTCGACGTGGGGCAGAAGTCTTTCGTTAAATCCAACCAG GTTCAGAACCAGCATTTCCTCAACCAAAACCAGAACCACCTGGCCCAGCAGCAGGTCCAGTCCAAGGACATGCCTCCACGATTCAGCAAGAAAGGACAGCTCAATGCAGATGAGGT GTCTCAGATCAGCCTAAGGCCTGCTCAGTCATTCCTCCTCAACAAGAACCAGGCGCCCAAGCTCCAGCCGCAGATCCCCACCATGATGCCTCCCAGCGCCCAGCCACCCCGCACTCAAACCCCCCCTCTTGGACAG CCTCCACAGCTTGGCCTGAAGACCAACCCTCCTCCCATCCAAGAGAAACCTCAGAAGATCAACAAGAAACCCCCGCCTGCCAAGGAGGAACTGCTGAAAATGACG GAGACGATGGTGACGGAGTACCTGAACAGCAAGAACCTGACGGAGGCGGTGAGCGGCGCCAAAGAGATGAAGGCTCCGAAGCACTTCCTGCCGGAGATGCTGAGTAAGATCATCGTGTGCTCCCTGGACCGTCCCGCTGAGGACAAGGAGCACGCCAGCACTCTGATCCACACGCTGCGCACCGAGGGCCTCGTCACCGGCGAGAACTTCATGCAG GCCTTCCTCAACGTCCTGGACCAGTGCCCTAAGATCGAGCAGGACGTGCCCCTGGTGAAGTCCTACCTGGCCCAGTTTGCGGCCCGGGCCGTCATCGCGGAGCTGGTGAGCGTGGCGGAGCTGGCCCACCCGCTGGAGAACGGCACGCACTTCCCCCTCTTCCTGCTCTGCCTGCAGCAGACGGCCAAGCTGAAGGACCGAGAGTGGCTCACCGACATCTTCCAGCAGAGCAAGGTCAACATGCAGAAGATGCTCCCAG AAATCGATCAGAACAAGGATCGCATGCTGGAGATCCTGGAGGGGAAGGGCCTGAGCTTCTTGTTCCCGCTGCTGAAGCTGGAGAAGGAGCTGCTGAAGCAGATCAAGGCAGACCCCTCCCCGCAGTCCATCTACAAGTGGATCAAAGACAACATCTCGCCCAAGCTCCACACCGACAAAGGCTTTGTGAACATCCTCATGACCAG TTTCCTGCAGTACATCTCCCAGGAGCTGTGCATGGCGGAGGGCGATGAGCAGCTGGCGGCGCCGTCCAAAGAGCAGCTGGACCaggagaagcagctgctgctggccttCAAGCCCGTCATGCAGAAGTTCCTGCACGACCACACCGAGCTGCAGGTCAGCGCCCTCTACGCCCTGCAGGTGCACTGCAACTCCAGCGCCTTCCCCAAAG GCATGCTGCTGCGCTACTTTGTCAACTTTTACGACATGGAGATCATCGAAGAAGAAGCCTTCCTTGCATGGAAAGAAGACATAAGTCAAGAATTCCCTGGAAAAGGAAAGTCCTTATTCCAG GTCAACCAGTGGCTCACCTGGCTGGAGacagcggaggaggaggagtccgAGGACGAAGCAGACTGA